Proteins from one Algicella marina genomic window:
- a CDS encoding ABC transporter permease — translation MTDVDMPRPESALPRGFVRRTFPSLLTLGAMIAILLVCGAIQPRIWSQGGMTLIMSPIVALAIASMAQMVMMSIGDIDLGIGYFVGMITAIVATLLRDAPLLGVLALTASIGAYAVMGALVQLRGVPSLIATLGASFIWLGVGLFALPVPGGMAPDWLFAYTMWQPPLLIPAPIVTMVLATALTWVVMQRTSLGVRFRGLGSNPVALARSGASLLRTRMLAYATVGVLGVLAGLTLTAEIGGGDVNAVPGYTLTTVAAVILGGGMFTGGRAVAWGTLFGSVTLGLLTVLLTLLQFSSNLQPAVQGLIVIAVLAGRLVVERGLR, via the coding sequence ATGACCGATGTAGACATGCCCCGCCCGGAAAGTGCTCTGCCGCGCGGCTTTGTCCGCCGCACATTCCCCAGCCTGCTGACACTGGGCGCTATGATCGCGATCCTGTTGGTCTGCGGAGCCATTCAGCCCCGCATCTGGTCCCAGGGCGGCATGACGCTGATCATGTCGCCAATCGTGGCGCTTGCCATCGCTTCGATGGCGCAGATGGTGATGATGAGCATCGGCGATATCGATCTTGGCATCGGTTACTTCGTCGGCATGATCACCGCCATCGTCGCCACGCTTTTGCGCGACGCACCGCTTCTCGGCGTGCTCGCCCTCACGGCCAGCATCGGGGCATATGCGGTGATGGGAGCGCTCGTCCAATTGCGCGGCGTTCCCTCGCTCATCGCCACGCTTGGTGCGTCCTTCATCTGGCTTGGCGTAGGTCTCTTCGCACTGCCCGTTCCCGGCGGCATGGCCCCGGACTGGCTTTTTGCTTACACGATGTGGCAGCCGCCATTGCTGATCCCGGCGCCCATCGTCACGATGGTTCTCGCAACAGCCCTCACCTGGGTGGTGATGCAAAGAACCTCACTCGGCGTCCGATTCCGTGGTTTGGGCAGCAATCCCGTTGCACTCGCGCGTTCCGGAGCCTCGCTCCTGCGCACCCGGATGCTGGCCTACGCGACAGTGGGCGTACTTGGAGTGCTGGCGGGCCTGACATTGACGGCGGAGATCGGCGGCGGCGACGTTAACGCAGTGCCCGGCTACACACTGACGACAGTAGCCGCAGTCATCCTTGGTGGCGGTATGTTCACAGGCGGCCGCGCGGTTGCATGGGGAACGCTGTTCGGCTCGGTCACATTGGGCCTGCTCACCGTGTTGCTGACCCTGCTACAATTTTCTTCGAACCTTCAGCCGGCCGTGCAAGGGCTGATTGTGATCGCGGTTCTGGCCGGCCGTCTGGTTGTGGAGCGTGGCCTGCGATGA
- a CDS encoding substrate-binding domain-containing protein — MKRLGFVVGVCALITSAGLTSSAFAQAKEAPTVALSNAFLGNAWRRSMITAFEEAAEKAEADGLISSYQVSNAPGENSATEQIAQLKALLLDQPDILLVNPASPSALNPTLQQACNQGIVVVVFDSATDLECAYLVTNSFGDWARLSTQAIIDGIGGKGNVILARGVQGSPPEIEMYEVQKAMLEDNPDVKVVAEVFTFCDSAKAQEALLGTIASLPDVDGVIGCGEGLGAVQAFQTAGRELPVVAFAPSGRALKFWGEGNGAPGSVAVMSDPGQGVAALFTAINIYQGEDVPRITIFPPVVVSDDQRDAWIAAVDDDEIASWQWTKDLVDAQIKANVDDNVEGAALPPVPVR; from the coding sequence ATGAAACGCCTCGGCTTCGTTGTCGGTGTTTGTGCTTTAATTACGAGTGCCGGATTAACGTCGTCAGCTTTCGCGCAGGCCAAAGAGGCACCTACGGTTGCGCTCAGCAACGCATTTCTGGGAAATGCCTGGCGCCGTTCCATGATCACCGCTTTTGAGGAGGCGGCAGAAAAGGCGGAGGCCGATGGGCTGATAAGTTCTTATCAGGTCTCCAACGCTCCCGGTGAAAACTCGGCAACCGAGCAGATCGCGCAGCTAAAGGCGCTTCTGCTCGATCAACCGGACATCCTGCTGGTCAACCCGGCATCTCCGTCCGCGTTGAACCCGACGCTGCAGCAAGCCTGCAATCAAGGCATCGTGGTCGTTGTCTTCGATAGCGCCACCGATCTGGAATGTGCTTATCTGGTCACCAACAGCTTCGGTGACTGGGCACGACTTTCGACGCAGGCCATCATCGATGGCATCGGCGGCAAGGGGAACGTGATACTTGCGCGCGGTGTGCAGGGCTCGCCGCCCGAGATCGAGATGTACGAAGTCCAGAAGGCCATGCTCGAAGACAACCCGGATGTCAAAGTTGTCGCCGAAGTTTTCACTTTCTGCGACAGCGCCAAGGCGCAGGAAGCGCTTCTCGGTACGATCGCCAGCCTTCCGGATGTGGATGGCGTCATCGGCTGCGGCGAAGGATTGGGCGCCGTGCAGGCGTTCCAGACTGCAGGTCGTGAACTGCCGGTCGTGGCCTTTGCGCCCAGTGGCCGCGCGCTTAAATTCTGGGGCGAAGGAAACGGCGCTCCAGGTTCGGTCGCGGTCATGTCCGACCCCGGCCAGGGTGTCGCCGCGCTGTTCACCGCGATCAACATCTACCAAGGCGAAGACGTGCCTCGCATCACGATCTTCCCGCCGGTTGTGGTTAGCGACGACCAGCGTGACGCCTGGATCGCGGCTGTTGATGACGACGAAATCGCCTCATGGCAGTGGACCAAGGATCTCGTGGACGCACAGATCAAGGCGAATGTTGACGACAACGTCGAAGGCGCCGCATTGCCGCCGGTTCCGGTGAGATAA
- a CDS encoding DUF2291 family protein, producing the protein MSRLSLIAFAIIAALTVSGCKIVFDDDKDATAIPDGPEGDDARNEARIEETFDAQLLPHIRDNALGIAELQALIAEDIEAAGAEHANQGSGQGAAWNFPVAGEGTVVEARLDTRARSISVDTDGDATVDVTVQLGPVIKGTAMRDAAPFYQFDDFRDQIEFAKLSRALNDRVVGLITVPDSDLIGSRVSFFGVVPLKKADDEIVVTPIDVTFEQ; encoded by the coding sequence ATGTCCCGTCTTTCCCTGATCGCGTTTGCAATTATCGCTGCCCTGACCGTTTCAGGCTGCAAGATCGTTTTCGACGACGACAAGGACGCAACTGCGATCCCGGACGGACCTGAGGGCGACGACGCCCGGAATGAAGCCCGGATCGAAGAGACTTTCGATGCACAGTTGTTACCTCATATTCGTGATAACGCGCTTGGAATCGCAGAGCTGCAGGCACTGATCGCTGAAGACATCGAAGCCGCCGGCGCAGAGCACGCAAATCAGGGCTCAGGTCAGGGCGCTGCATGGAACTTTCCCGTCGCCGGCGAAGGCACAGTCGTCGAGGCAAGGCTTGATACTCGCGCACGTTCAATCTCTGTCGATACAGACGGAGACGCGACAGTGGATGTCACGGTGCAACTCGGCCCGGTCATTAAGGGCACTGCGATGCGGGACGCTGCGCCCTTCTACCAGTTCGACGATTTCCGCGACCAGATCGAGTTCGCCAAACTATCGCGGGCGCTCAATGACCGAGTCGTCGGTCTGATCACAGTGCCAGACAGTGATCTGATCGGATCGAGGGTTTCTTTTTTCGGCGTCGTACCTTTGAAGAAGGCGGACGACGAGATCGTCGTCACTCCGATTGACGTGACCTTTGAACAATGA
- a CDS encoding sugar ABC transporter ATP-binding protein, whose product MSEDHPIGLSIRKAVKIYPGTRALKDVDFDIRMGAVNVLVGENGAGKSTLMKVIAGVETLTEGEITVDGLPVHFRNKDDAVQAGIGIVFQELNLFPDLSVAENIFIGREPTRIGLHIDASEQLERSREILQRLEQKIDPETPLGFLRLGQQQIVEIAKALAQDARILILDEPTSALSATEVEVLFRVIAELRSQGVGIVYISHRLEELIRIGDYITVLRDGEMTGTRSMEGVDIPWIVGAMIGGEAKDFAAPIDHKVGSEVFRAENVVLPKMGGGFSVDHVSLEANAGEILGIYGLMGAGRTELLECIIGRHPEALGHYFVKGEELKRSSIADRISHGIALVPEDRKIDGLIQMMAIRENLTLSSLKDFTKVFHLSLSREAQRAAEFIKRLTIKVASAENPVSSLSGGNQQKVAIGKALMTKPIVLLLDEPSRGIDVGAKAEIYRVMRELSAQGIGIVFATSEIEECMALSDRIIVMADGRITGTFDKTDRVAEVLAAASPAKDTAA is encoded by the coding sequence ATGAGCGAAGACCATCCCATCGGCCTTTCTATTCGCAAGGCGGTCAAAATTTATCCCGGCACCCGGGCACTGAAAGACGTGGATTTCGATATCCGGATGGGCGCCGTCAACGTCCTTGTCGGAGAGAACGGGGCGGGCAAATCCACCCTGATGAAGGTAATTGCTGGGGTCGAAACCCTGACCGAAGGTGAGATCACAGTCGACGGTCTGCCTGTCCATTTTCGCAACAAGGATGACGCCGTGCAGGCTGGCATCGGCATCGTTTTTCAGGAATTGAACCTGTTCCCAGATCTCTCCGTTGCCGAAAACATTTTTATCGGACGCGAACCGACGCGGATTGGCCTGCACATTGATGCGTCCGAACAGTTGGAGCGGAGCCGCGAAATTCTCCAGCGGCTGGAACAGAAAATCGACCCTGAAACACCGCTCGGCTTTCTAAGGCTCGGACAACAGCAGATCGTCGAGATTGCCAAGGCTCTGGCGCAGGATGCACGCATTCTGATCCTCGATGAGCCGACCTCTGCCCTTTCGGCGACAGAGGTTGAAGTTTTGTTCCGAGTGATCGCGGAACTGCGGTCTCAGGGCGTCGGTATCGTCTATATCTCGCACCGGCTGGAAGAACTCATACGCATCGGCGACTACATCACTGTCCTGCGCGATGGCGAGATGACGGGCACGCGCAGCATGGAAGGCGTAGACATTCCCTGGATCGTAGGTGCCATGATCGGAGGGGAAGCCAAGGATTTCGCCGCTCCCATCGACCACAAAGTCGGAAGCGAAGTCTTCCGGGCCGAAAACGTCGTCCTGCCTAAGATGGGCGGAGGGTTCAGTGTGGACCATGTCTCGCTGGAGGCAAATGCCGGAGAGATCCTAGGGATCTACGGTCTCATGGGCGCGGGCCGGACCGAACTCCTGGAATGTATCATCGGGCGGCACCCAGAGGCGCTTGGCCACTACTTCGTGAAGGGCGAAGAACTGAAGCGATCCAGCATCGCCGACCGGATTTCCCACGGTATCGCGCTGGTCCCTGAAGATCGGAAGATCGACGGCTTGATTCAGATGATGGCAATCCGCGAGAACCTCACCCTGTCTTCGCTGAAAGACTTCACGAAGGTCTTTCACCTGAGCCTGTCGCGCGAGGCGCAGCGCGCAGCCGAGTTCATCAAACGGCTTACGATCAAGGTAGCGAGTGCCGAGAACCCTGTTTCTTCTCTCTCCGGCGGTAACCAGCAGAAGGTCGCCATCGGTAAGGCCTTGATGACCAAGCCGATCGTTCTGCTTCTGGACGAACCGTCCCGCGGGATCGACGTGGGGGCGAAGGCCGAGATCTATCGCGTCATGCGCGAGCTTTCGGCGCAAGGAATCGGGATCGTCTTCGCCACCTCGGAGATCGAGGAGTGCATGGCGCTGAGCGACCGCATCATCGTGATGGCCGATGGTCGCATCACCGGAACATTCGACAAGACTGACAGGGTCGCCGAAGTTCTCGCGGCGGCCTCACCTGCGAAGGATACTGCCGCATGA
- a CDS encoding SMP-30/gluconolactonase/LRE family protein — MTRQIPGAAIGLEGLVDPSEPLEIVATGSIWSEGPLWIPARNCLRWSDIPNNRIREYDAATGEVTDYATDVEFTNGRTLDLDGSVVQCSHGRRRVERDRGGVVTSIVDEWNGVRLNSPNDVVIAPDGTIWFTDPAYGITEAREGHPGEREYGDHFVFRHNPTDGTTLPVVIDVEEPNGLAFSPDGSLFYVADSSSVRKPPGVGNSDIRVYDVHEGLRCKNGRLFAHIDEGFPDGIAVDMFGNVWSSSEIGVIVFAPDGAELGRILVPELTGNLCFGGVDGHSLFIAASTSIYRIATMTSDAWAGRPRKRSAPDR; from the coding sequence ATGACGCGGCAGATCCCCGGCGCGGCCATCGGGCTCGAAGGTCTGGTTGATCCTTCCGAGCCGCTCGAAATCGTCGCGACCGGCTCGATCTGGAGCGAAGGACCGCTCTGGATTCCCGCCCGGAACTGCCTGCGCTGGAGTGACATTCCGAACAATCGGATACGCGAATATGACGCGGCCACCGGCGAAGTCACCGACTACGCCACCGACGTGGAATTCACGAACGGTCGCACGCTCGACCTCGACGGCAGTGTCGTCCAGTGCTCGCACGGCCGCCGCCGGGTCGAACGCGACCGCGGCGGGGTTGTCACATCCATTGTCGACGAATGGAACGGCGTCCGCCTCAACTCACCCAACGATGTCGTCATCGCCCCGGACGGCACAATCTGGTTCACCGACCCTGCCTACGGCATTACCGAAGCCCGCGAAGGCCATCCCGGCGAACGCGAATACGGTGACCATTTTGTCTTCCGCCACAATCCGACCGACGGAACAACCTTGCCTGTCGTAATCGATGTCGAGGAACCGAATGGTCTCGCCTTCTCTCCGGATGGATCGCTGTTTTACGTCGCCGACTCGTCCTCGGTGCGCAAACCTCCAGGCGTCGGTAATAGCGACATTCGGGTTTACGACGTCCACGAAGGCCTGCGCTGCAAGAACGGTCGCCTGTTCGCTCACATCGACGAAGGTTTCCCGGACGGCATTGCTGTCGACATGTTTGGAAACGTTTGGTCATCTAGCGAGATTGGCGTAATCGTCTTCGCTCCTGATGGCGCCGAACTTGGTCGGATCCTCGTGCCGGAGTTGACCGGAAACCTATGCTTCGGAGGCGTTGACGGGCACAGCCTGTTCATTGCCGCGAGCACAAGCATCTATCGGATTGCGACGATGACGTCCGATGCCTGGGCGGGGCGGCCCCGCAAGCGGTCTGCACCGGATCGTTGA
- a CDS encoding ATP-binding cassette domain-containing protein gives MMNKKVTDRGPLVRVSHAVKTYGPTTALSGVNLHVNSGEVLGIVGHNGAGKSTLMRMLCGIESLDSGSIDFAGMSTRGRNGFPDVRMAYQEGSLALELSVKDNIFMSSSRWMPRLHWHRFAADRASARLNEIFPENGIKPADFVDDLPISDRQMVEIARATITDKLRLLILDEPTESLGREAVEQLYTYVRKLRDQNVAIVLVSHRLREILSVCTRIAVMKDGAVSSICNAEDVTERDLFLAMGGEVVAVDASGGHQSANEANRPVAARVPMETVDGEPAEFIAREGEVVGLAGIAGQGQERVLERLWRGARNDVEIGLKRAYVPGDRQRSGILPLWNVASNLTISALAGLSRRGIRQTDREGELVANWIDRLKIRGGAAAAITGLSGGNQQKVIVARAFASDAKTILLDDPFRGVDIHTKAELYQLIRTEAEKGRTIIWYSSENSEMQHCDRAYVLRANKIAGQLQGAQITDERIIAMSFAEAKDAAA, from the coding sequence ATGATGAACAAGAAGGTTACCGATCGCGGTCCCCTCGTCCGGGTTTCCCACGCGGTGAAGACTTATGGCCCGACGACGGCACTATCCGGCGTGAACCTCCATGTGAACTCTGGCGAGGTTCTGGGCATCGTCGGCCATAACGGTGCAGGCAAGAGCACCCTGATGCGTATGCTTTGCGGAATTGAATCTCTCGACTCCGGCTCAATTGACTTCGCAGGTATGTCGACACGCGGTCGCAACGGTTTTCCTGATGTCCGCATGGCCTATCAGGAAGGGTCGCTCGCCCTCGAATTGAGCGTCAAAGACAACATCTTCATGTCGAGCAGTCGCTGGATGCCACGTTTGCACTGGCACCGCTTCGCCGCCGATCGCGCTTCGGCGCGACTGAATGAGATTTTTCCGGAAAACGGAATCAAGCCCGCCGATTTTGTTGATGACCTTCCGATTTCGGACCGCCAGATGGTCGAGATCGCGCGCGCCACGATCACCGACAAGTTGCGCCTGCTGATCCTCGACGAACCGACAGAGTCGCTTGGGCGCGAGGCGGTTGAGCAGCTATATACGTATGTTCGCAAACTCAGGGACCAAAATGTGGCCATCGTATTGGTGTCGCACCGCCTGAGAGAGATCCTGTCGGTCTGCACCCGGATCGCCGTAATGAAGGACGGCGCCGTCTCTTCGATCTGCAACGCAGAAGATGTGACCGAACGCGATCTTTTCCTCGCAATGGGCGGCGAGGTGGTCGCGGTCGATGCCAGTGGAGGTCATCAAAGTGCGAATGAAGCCAATCGTCCTGTTGCCGCCCGTGTTCCGATGGAAACCGTAGACGGAGAACCAGCTGAGTTCATCGCCCGTGAAGGCGAAGTAGTCGGTCTGGCGGGTATCGCCGGTCAGGGGCAGGAACGTGTGCTCGAACGGCTCTGGCGTGGCGCTCGAAACGATGTTGAGATTGGCCTCAAACGCGCCTATGTGCCCGGAGACCGCCAGAGGTCGGGCATTCTCCCTCTTTGGAACGTCGCTTCGAACCTGACCATCTCGGCACTTGCGGGATTAAGCCGGCGCGGCATCCGCCAGACCGACAGAGAAGGCGAACTCGTGGCAAACTGGATCGACCGCCTGAAGATCCGCGGTGGCGCGGCCGCCGCAATCACCGGTCTCTCCGGGGGCAACCAGCAAAAAGTCATCGTCGCTCGGGCTTTTGCCTCCGACGCCAAAACCATTCTGCTGGATGACCCCTTCCGAGGCGTAGATATCCATACCAAGGCAGAGCTTTACCAGTTGATCCGGACCGAGGCCGAGAAGGGGCGGACCATCATCTGGTACTCAAGCGAAAATTCCGAAATGCAACATTGCGACCGTGCCTATGTGCTGCGTGCCAACAAAATTGCCGGTCAGTTGCAGGGCGCGCAGATCACGGACGAACGCATCATCGCCATGTCGTTTGCAGAAGCCAAGGATGCCGCCGCATGA
- a CDS encoding ABC transporter permease, which produces MNSFSNISFPPWSWSFLAAFVVLILTFMVSGGGGIQTLTLAFTIAPYLVLVGLGQMLVMCTGPGNIDVSVAKVFSLGGLLSIAVGDATGSWVLGLLAALGVGLAMGAISVTAILLIRIPPIVATLATSLIASAISLTLAKGFQGSADPALRGFLNWAPMGIPAFAIAVLLFTFAVSFVLTRTIWGRQALAFGQARRAAEYAGISAVRIHVPVYLSCAMLAALAGALRASFSAPNVELGNDYLLDSIAVVVIGGTLITGGRAVPAGVWGGALFFILLDGLLNLVGWNYAGQNVLKGFLVLSVLFLANGAPLLHRKSSSPDEEEDRASIPAKPPAKPANSRPQS; this is translated from the coding sequence ATGAATTCCTTCAGTAATATCTCCTTTCCGCCCTGGAGCTGGTCATTTCTCGCCGCCTTTGTCGTCCTGATCCTGACATTCATGGTCTCGGGCGGCGGTGGCATACAGACGCTGACGCTCGCCTTCACCATCGCGCCATACCTCGTGCTGGTGGGCCTGGGCCAGATGCTGGTCATGTGCACCGGCCCGGGCAATATCGACGTTTCCGTGGCCAAGGTCTTCTCCCTCGGCGGTCTTCTGTCAATCGCGGTAGGGGACGCGACGGGATCATGGGTGCTCGGGCTTCTCGCGGCCCTCGGTGTGGGGCTGGCCATGGGCGCGATCAGCGTCACCGCTATCCTGCTTATCCGCATTCCTCCCATCGTGGCGACGCTTGCGACAAGCCTCATCGCATCGGCCATTTCGCTGACGCTGGCCAAGGGGTTTCAAGGCTCCGCCGATCCCGCGCTGAGGGGTTTTCTGAACTGGGCACCGATGGGCATTCCCGCCTTCGCTATTGCCGTCCTGCTCTTCACATTTGCCGTGTCCTTCGTGCTGACTCGGACAATATGGGGCCGCCAGGCCCTGGCTTTCGGACAGGCACGTCGCGCCGCGGAATATGCCGGAATCAGCGCTGTCAGAATACATGTCCCGGTCTATCTGTCCTGCGCCATGCTGGCGGCCCTGGCCGGAGCCCTTCGCGCTTCCTTCTCGGCCCCGAATGTGGAGCTTGGTAATGACTACCTGCTCGACTCCATTGCCGTCGTCGTCATCGGTGGCACGCTCATCACCGGCGGCCGGGCGGTTCCGGCAGGCGTGTGGGGCGGCGCCCTGTTCTTCATCCTTCTCGACGGGCTTCTGAACCTCGTTGGCTGGAATTACGCAGGTCAGAACGTGCTCAAGGGCTTCCTCGTGCTGTCGGTTCTATTCCTGGCCAACGGCGCCCCGCTTCTCCACAGAAAGTCATCGTCGCCAGACGAAGAAGAGGATCGCGCGTCCATTCCCGCAAAACCACCTGCCAAACCGGCGAATAGCAGGCCGCAATCATGA
- the nanR gene encoding transcriptional regulator NanR: protein MPNDAPVKGEEKIVRLKLSEQVLERLREMIRSGELSPGDYMPSERALMERFSVGRPAVREALQALHTQGLITISHGERSKVNELSANLVLDQSDMVANILLDAVPANLEHLKEARRMFELGIVRTAAERATEEDVVTLRKLLAEQESQLTGDLDVRSFIEADMAFHTAIANILANPVVTAASSAMLRWLQEYHTALLHWSGNEQTTLNEHARLIDRIAANDPDGAVDEMRSHLDRSRNMFAPRRAT, encoded by the coding sequence ATGCCGAACGACGCGCCAGTAAAAGGCGAAGAAAAGATTGTCAGGTTGAAGCTCTCAGAGCAGGTGCTTGAGCGCCTGAGAGAGATGATCCGCAGCGGTGAGCTTAGTCCCGGCGATTACATGCCTTCGGAGCGCGCCTTGATGGAAAGGTTCAGCGTCGGACGGCCGGCAGTGCGCGAGGCTTTGCAGGCGTTACATACACAAGGCCTGATAACGATCAGTCACGGCGAACGCAGCAAGGTCAACGAGCTGTCCGCAAACCTTGTACTCGACCAGAGCGACATGGTGGCGAACATCCTTCTCGACGCGGTTCCCGCGAACCTGGAGCATCTCAAGGAAGCCCGACGCATGTTCGAACTGGGCATCGTGCGAACCGCTGCGGAACGGGCAACGGAGGAAGATGTCGTCACGCTCCGAAAACTTTTGGCCGAGCAGGAATCGCAGCTGACCGGCGATCTTGATGTTCGCAGCTTCATCGAGGCGGACATGGCATTTCATACCGCAATCGCGAACATCCTTGCCAACCCAGTAGTCACCGCGGCATCGAGCGCCATGTTGCGCTGGCTTCAGGAGTATCACACAGCCCTGCTGCACTGGTCTGGCAACGAACAGACGACGCTGAACGAACATGCCCGGCTCATTGATCGTATCGCGGCCAATGATCCTGACGGCGCGGTGGATGAGATGCGCAGCCATCTGGACCGATCACGCAATATGTTCGCACCCCGACGGGCCACCTGA
- a CDS encoding aldo/keto reductase codes for MLRTLSGDKASRFSFGTMQFGGKADEIESAAMYSACREAGINFYDTAYGYTEGLSETILGKLIATERDKIFLATKCAASGSSREKIVAEFSESRSRLAQASVDLLYLHRWDADTPLEETFETLAELVEEGSIRHVGVSNFSAWQTMKANRVASSLGVRISVLQPMYNLVKRQVEVEILPMSMSEGFAVCSYSPLGGGLLTGKYGQSAEGRLVDDKMYNDRYGPKWMHDTAVALGSVAKEIGVSPATLAVAWTARHPGLHGPIISARSAQQLAPSIAAIDFKMDDALYEKISALSPRPAPATDRLEEA; via the coding sequence ATGCTGAGAACGTTATCTGGAGACAAAGCCAGCAGGTTCAGCTTTGGGACCATGCAATTCGGCGGCAAGGCAGACGAGATAGAAAGTGCAGCAATGTACTCTGCCTGCCGTGAGGCCGGGATCAATTTTTACGACACGGCCTATGGCTACACCGAGGGTCTTTCAGAGACGATCCTTGGCAAACTCATCGCGACGGAGCGCGACAAAATTTTCCTGGCAACCAAATGCGCGGCCAGCGGTTCAAGTCGCGAAAAAATCGTGGCGGAATTTTCTGAAAGCCGATCGCGACTGGCACAAGCTAGCGTGGACTTGCTTTATTTGCACAGATGGGATGCCGACACTCCTTTGGAAGAGACCTTCGAAACACTAGCGGAACTCGTCGAAGAAGGTTCGATCCGGCATGTAGGAGTATCCAATTTCTCTGCGTGGCAAACGATGAAGGCGAACCGCGTTGCGTCTTCGTTGGGCGTTCGCATCTCGGTCCTTCAGCCCATGTACAATCTGGTCAAGCGACAGGTGGAAGTGGAGATCCTTCCGATGTCAATGTCAGAAGGATTTGCCGTTTGCTCCTACTCGCCGCTCGGAGGGGGGTTATTAACCGGAAAATATGGACAGTCCGCCGAAGGGCGTTTGGTCGACGACAAGATGTACAACGACCGCTATGGGCCGAAATGGATGCATGACACGGCGGTCGCCCTTGGCTCGGTCGCCAAAGAGATCGGCGTCTCACCCGCCACGCTTGCCGTTGCCTGGACTGCACGGCATCCGGGACTTCACGGACCGATCATCTCTGCCCGATCCGCCCAACAACTGGCACCGTCCATTGCGGCAATTGATTTCAAGATGGATGATGCGCTCTATGAGAAAATCAGCGCGCTTTCGCCGAGACCGGCGCCAGCGACGGATCGACTTGAGGAAGCATAG
- a CDS encoding ABC transporter permease: MTTTTEHGPSRNVNWLLLLLKARTFVALILVFAYFSYAAPNFLSVANAVLISKHVAINAFLAIGMTYVIITGGIDLSVGSVVGLTSMIAGYLVLNGIDPGYGWSIQFNTFEIMFLVCLVGIFVGWINGILITRLNVAPFIATLGMLYIARGAALLMSSGRTFPNLNGNPEYGSHTFPVIGTGSFIGIPVMIWMLIIVTLLSAYIARRTPLGRHIYAVGGNERGATLSGVRVRRVKMFVYMFSGLMAALVGLIIASQLKAAHPATGEFFELNAIAAAVLGGTSMSGGRGRIIGTIIGAFVIGILSDGLIMMGVSSFWQMVIKGLVIVAAVVIDQAQSRLQARVALAQEAG, translated from the coding sequence ATGACTACGACGACCGAACACGGGCCAAGCCGGAACGTCAACTGGCTGTTACTGCTTCTGAAGGCACGAACTTTCGTGGCCCTGATCCTTGTCTTCGCCTATTTCTCCTACGCCGCACCGAACTTTCTGAGCGTTGCCAACGCCGTGTTGATCTCCAAACACGTCGCGATCAACGCTTTCCTCGCCATCGGCATGACCTACGTCATCATCACCGGCGGGATCGACCTGTCGGTCGGATCGGTCGTCGGGTTGACCAGCATGATCGCGGGATACCTTGTGCTGAACGGCATCGATCCGGGCTATGGCTGGTCAATCCAGTTCAACACGTTCGAGATAATGTTCCTCGTCTGTCTCGTCGGGATATTCGTTGGCTGGATCAACGGGATACTGATAACGCGATTAAACGTGGCTCCTTTCATCGCGACATTGGGAATGCTCTACATCGCCCGCGGCGCGGCGCTCTTGATGTCCAGCGGGCGGACCTTTCCAAATCTCAACGGCAACCCGGAATACGGCTCGCATACGTTCCCCGTCATCGGAACCGGATCGTTCATCGGAATCCCCGTGATGATCTGGATGCTGATCATCGTCACGCTGCTTTCGGCCTATATCGCAAGACGCACGCCGCTGGGCCGACACATCTATGCAGTCGGAGGCAACGAACGTGGGGCCACCCTGTCCGGGGTGCGGGTACGCCGGGTGAAGATGTTCGTCTACATGTTCTCAGGCCTGATGGCCGCGCTCGTTGGCCTCATCATTGCTTCACAGCTCAAGGCCGCTCACCCTGCGACGGGCGAGTTCTTCGAACTGAACGCCATCGCCGCCGCCGTTCTTGGCGGTACATCGATGTCAGGCGGGCGTGGGCGTATCATCGGCACCATCATCGGGGCGTTCGTCATCGGTATCCTTTCGGACGGATTGATCATGATGGGCGTTTCGTCCTTCTGGCAAATGGTGATCAAAGGACTTGTCATCGTCGCCGCTGTGGTCATCGACCAGGCCCAAAGCCGCCTGCAGGCCAGGGTCGCTTTGGCGCAAGAGGCCGGATAG